Proteins from a single region of Trichomycterus rosablanca isolate fTriRos1 chromosome 16, fTriRos1.hap1, whole genome shotgun sequence:
- the klhl8 gene encoding kelch-like protein 8 isoform X1, with amino-acid sequence MSMRATPGAWVASVICISHQALVLPVRPQLPAGAPVTMAPSDSAPEDAKQHKARTKPAPRTPDPECEADGSFVFEAHEAWKDFHNSLRRFYENGELCDVTLKVGTRLIPCHKLVLACVVPYFRAMFLSDMAEAKQELIEIRDFDGDAIQDLVRFAYSSRLTLTVENVQPLLYAACILQVELVARACCEYMKAHFHPSNCLAVRTFAESHHRVDLMDMADRYACEHFARVLESDDFTRVSPQHLTTLLNSAELDIHSETQVYEAAVKWLQANPQHHQLWLHQIMSQVRLPLLPVDFLTGTVAKEEMIKANLNCRDLLDEARNYHLHLSNKSVPDFEYSVRTTPRKHTAGENGRARRGHCSGSSKSTCRYERCGSDLRPDTGVLFCVGGRGGSGDPFRSIECYAISKNSWFLGPEMNSRRRHVGVISVGGKVYAVGGHDGSEHLGNMEVFDPLTNKWMMKASMNTKRRGIALATLGGPIYAIGGLDDNSCFSDVERYDIEADRWSAVAPMNTPRGGVGSVALGSYVYAVGGNDGVASLSSVEHFDPHLNKWSDVQEMGQRRAGNGVSELNGCLYVVGGFDDNSPLSSVECFDPRRNRWEYVSELTTPRGGVGVATVMGRVFAVGGHNGNIYLNTVEAFEPRMNRWELVGSVSHCRAGAGVAVCASHIGQIRDVGQGSNNVVDCM; translated from the exons ATGTCGATGAG GGCCACGCCCGGTGCCTGGGTCGCTTCCGTGATCTGCATCTCTCACCAGGCTCTCGTCCTCCCTGTGCGCCCGCAGCTTCCCGCGGGCGCGCCAGTGACCATGGCACCGAGCGACTCGGCCCCGGAGGACGCGAAGCAGCACAAAGCCAGGACGAAGCCGGCCCCGCGGACGCCCGACCCCGAGTGCGAAGCCGACGGATCGTTCGTCTTCGAGGCCCACGAGGCCTGGAAGGACTTTCACAACTCGCTGAGGCGGTTCTACGAAAACGGCGAGCTCTGCGACGTCACCCTCAAG GTGGGCACCAGGCTGATCCCGTGCCACAAGCTGGTCCTGGCCTGCGTGGTGCCCTACTTCCGCGCCATGTTCCTCTCCGACATGGCCGAGGCCAAGCAGGAGCTGATCGAGATCCGCGACTTCGACGGCGACGCCATACAGGACCTGGTGCGCTTCGCCTACTCCTCGCGCCTGACGCTGACGGTGGAGAACGTGCAGCCGCTGCTCTACGCCGCCTGCATCCTGCAGGTGGAGCTGGTGGCGCGGGCCTGCTGCGAGTACATGAAGGCCCACTTCCACCCGTCCAACTGCCTGGCCGTGCGCACCTTCGCCGAGAGCCACCACCGCGTCGACCTGATGGACATGGCCGACCGCTACGCCTGCGAGCACTTCGCGCGGGTGCTGGAGAGCGACGACTTCACCCGCGTCTCGCCGCAGCACCTGACCACCCTGCTGAACTCCGCCGAGCTCGACATCCACTCGGAGACGCAGGTGTACGAGGCCGCCGTCAAGTGGCTCCAGGCTAATCCGCAGCACCACCAGCTCTGGCTGCACCAGATCATGTCTCAG GTGCGTCTCCCGCTGCTCCCGGTGGACTTTCTGACCGGCACCGTGGCCAAAGAGGAAATGATCAAGGCCAACCTGAACTGCCGGGACCTGCTGGACGAGGCCAGGAACTATCACCTCCACCTGAGCAACAAGAGCGTACCCGACTTCGAGTACTCCGTCCGTACGACCCCGCGCAAACACACGGCAGGTGAGAACGGCCGCGCCCGGCGTGGTCACTGCAGTGGTAGCTCCAAATCTACCTGCCGGTATGAACGCTGTGGTTCTGACCTCCGTCCCGATACAGGCGTGCTGTTCTGCGTCGGGGGCCGCGGTGGCTCCGGGGATCCGTTCCGCAGCATCGAGTGCTACGCCATCAGCAAGAACAGCTGGTTCCTCGGCCCGGAGATGAACAGCAGGCGTAGACACGTAGGAGTCATCTCTGTGGGGG GGAAGGTGTACGCAGTGGGCGGCCACGATGGCAGCGAGCACCTGGGGAACATGGAGGTGTTTGACCCGCTCACCAACAAATGGATGATGAAGGCGTCCATGAACACTAAACG GAGAGGCATAGCACTGGCCACCCTGGGGGGTCCGATCTACGCCATCGGAGGTCTGGACGATAACTCCTGCTTCAGCGACGTGGAGCGCTACGATATCGAGGCTGACCGCTGGAGCGCCGTGGCCCCCATGAACACCCCCAGAGGAGGGGTGGGCTCCGTGGCCTTGGGG AGCTACGTGTACGCCGTGGGAGGGAACGACGGCGTAGCCTCCCTGTCTAGCGTCGAGCACTTCGACCCGCACCTCAACAAATGGAGCGACGTTCAAGAGATGGGACAGAGACGCGCCGGAAACGGAGTCAGCGAGCTCAACGGCTGCCTGTACGTTGTAG GTGGTTTTGACGATAACTCTCCGCTGAGTTCGGTCGAGTGCTTCGATCCCAGGAGGAACCGCTGGGAGTACGTGTCTGAGCTCACCACGCCCCGGGGCGGAGTCGGTGTCGCTACGGTGATGGGGCGGGTCTTCGCTGTGGGCGGGCACAACGGCAACATCTACCTTAACACGGTGGAGGCCTTCGAGCCGCGCATGAACAG
- the klhl8 gene encoding kelch-like protein 8 isoform X2 → MSMRATPGAWVASVICISHQALVLPVRPQLPAGAPVTMAPSDSAPEDAKQHKARTKPAPRTPDPECEADGSFVFEAHEAWKDFHNSLRRFYENGELCDVTLKVGTRLIPCHKLVLACVVPYFRAMFLSDMAEAKQELIEIRDFDGDAIQDLVRFAYSSRLTLTVENVQPLLYAACILQVELVARACCEYMKAHFHPSNCLAVRTFAESHHRVDLMDMADRYACEHFARVLESDDFTRVSPQHLTTLLNSAELDIHSETQVYEAAVKWLQANPQHHQLWLHQIMSQVRLPLLPVDFLTGTVAKEEMIKANLNCRDLLDEARNYHLHLSNKSVPDFEYSVRTTPRKHTAGVLFCVGGRGGSGDPFRSIECYAISKNSWFLGPEMNSRRRHVGVISVGGKVYAVGGHDGSEHLGNMEVFDPLTNKWMMKASMNTKRRGIALATLGGPIYAIGGLDDNSCFSDVERYDIEADRWSAVAPMNTPRGGVGSVALGSYVYAVGGNDGVASLSSVEHFDPHLNKWSDVQEMGQRRAGNGVSELNGCLYVVGGFDDNSPLSSVECFDPRRNRWEYVSELTTPRGGVGVATVMGRVFAVGGHNGNIYLNTVEAFEPRMNRWELVGSVSHCRAGAGVAVCASHIGQIRDVGQGSNNVVDCM, encoded by the exons ATGTCGATGAG GGCCACGCCCGGTGCCTGGGTCGCTTCCGTGATCTGCATCTCTCACCAGGCTCTCGTCCTCCCTGTGCGCCCGCAGCTTCCCGCGGGCGCGCCAGTGACCATGGCACCGAGCGACTCGGCCCCGGAGGACGCGAAGCAGCACAAAGCCAGGACGAAGCCGGCCCCGCGGACGCCCGACCCCGAGTGCGAAGCCGACGGATCGTTCGTCTTCGAGGCCCACGAGGCCTGGAAGGACTTTCACAACTCGCTGAGGCGGTTCTACGAAAACGGCGAGCTCTGCGACGTCACCCTCAAG GTGGGCACCAGGCTGATCCCGTGCCACAAGCTGGTCCTGGCCTGCGTGGTGCCCTACTTCCGCGCCATGTTCCTCTCCGACATGGCCGAGGCCAAGCAGGAGCTGATCGAGATCCGCGACTTCGACGGCGACGCCATACAGGACCTGGTGCGCTTCGCCTACTCCTCGCGCCTGACGCTGACGGTGGAGAACGTGCAGCCGCTGCTCTACGCCGCCTGCATCCTGCAGGTGGAGCTGGTGGCGCGGGCCTGCTGCGAGTACATGAAGGCCCACTTCCACCCGTCCAACTGCCTGGCCGTGCGCACCTTCGCCGAGAGCCACCACCGCGTCGACCTGATGGACATGGCCGACCGCTACGCCTGCGAGCACTTCGCGCGGGTGCTGGAGAGCGACGACTTCACCCGCGTCTCGCCGCAGCACCTGACCACCCTGCTGAACTCCGCCGAGCTCGACATCCACTCGGAGACGCAGGTGTACGAGGCCGCCGTCAAGTGGCTCCAGGCTAATCCGCAGCACCACCAGCTCTGGCTGCACCAGATCATGTCTCAG GTGCGTCTCCCGCTGCTCCCGGTGGACTTTCTGACCGGCACCGTGGCCAAAGAGGAAATGATCAAGGCCAACCTGAACTGCCGGGACCTGCTGGACGAGGCCAGGAACTATCACCTCCACCTGAGCAACAAGAGCGTACCCGACTTCGAGTACTCCGTCCGTACGACCCCGCGCAAACACACGGCAG GCGTGCTGTTCTGCGTCGGGGGCCGCGGTGGCTCCGGGGATCCGTTCCGCAGCATCGAGTGCTACGCCATCAGCAAGAACAGCTGGTTCCTCGGCCCGGAGATGAACAGCAGGCGTAGACACGTAGGAGTCATCTCTGTGGGGG GGAAGGTGTACGCAGTGGGCGGCCACGATGGCAGCGAGCACCTGGGGAACATGGAGGTGTTTGACCCGCTCACCAACAAATGGATGATGAAGGCGTCCATGAACACTAAACG GAGAGGCATAGCACTGGCCACCCTGGGGGGTCCGATCTACGCCATCGGAGGTCTGGACGATAACTCCTGCTTCAGCGACGTGGAGCGCTACGATATCGAGGCTGACCGCTGGAGCGCCGTGGCCCCCATGAACACCCCCAGAGGAGGGGTGGGCTCCGTGGCCTTGGGG AGCTACGTGTACGCCGTGGGAGGGAACGACGGCGTAGCCTCCCTGTCTAGCGTCGAGCACTTCGACCCGCACCTCAACAAATGGAGCGACGTTCAAGAGATGGGACAGAGACGCGCCGGAAACGGAGTCAGCGAGCTCAACGGCTGCCTGTACGTTGTAG GTGGTTTTGACGATAACTCTCCGCTGAGTTCGGTCGAGTGCTTCGATCCCAGGAGGAACCGCTGGGAGTACGTGTCTGAGCTCACCACGCCCCGGGGCGGAGTCGGTGTCGCTACGGTGATGGGGCGGGTCTTCGCTGTGGGCGGGCACAACGGCAACATCTACCTTAACACGGTGGAGGCCTTCGAGCCGCGCATGAACAG
- the klhl8 gene encoding kelch-like protein 8 isoform X3 yields MAPSDSAPEDAKQHKARTKPAPRTPDPECEADGSFVFEAHEAWKDFHNSLRRFYENGELCDVTLKVGTRLIPCHKLVLACVVPYFRAMFLSDMAEAKQELIEIRDFDGDAIQDLVRFAYSSRLTLTVENVQPLLYAACILQVELVARACCEYMKAHFHPSNCLAVRTFAESHHRVDLMDMADRYACEHFARVLESDDFTRVSPQHLTTLLNSAELDIHSETQVYEAAVKWLQANPQHHQLWLHQIMSQVRLPLLPVDFLTGTVAKEEMIKANLNCRDLLDEARNYHLHLSNKSVPDFEYSVRTTPRKHTAGENGRARRGHCSGSSKSTCRYERCGSDLRPDTGVLFCVGGRGGSGDPFRSIECYAISKNSWFLGPEMNSRRRHVGVISVGGKVYAVGGHDGSEHLGNMEVFDPLTNKWMMKASMNTKRRGIALATLGGPIYAIGGLDDNSCFSDVERYDIEADRWSAVAPMNTPRGGVGSVALGSYVYAVGGNDGVASLSSVEHFDPHLNKWSDVQEMGQRRAGNGVSELNGCLYVVGGFDDNSPLSSVECFDPRRNRWEYVSELTTPRGGVGVATVMGRVFAVGGHNGNIYLNTVEAFEPRMNRWELVGSVSHCRAGAGVAVCASHIGQIRDVGQGSNNVVDCM; encoded by the exons ATGGCACCGAGCGACTCGGCCCCGGAGGACGCGAAGCAGCACAAAGCCAGGACGAAGCCGGCCCCGCGGACGCCCGACCCCGAGTGCGAAGCCGACGGATCGTTCGTCTTCGAGGCCCACGAGGCCTGGAAGGACTTTCACAACTCGCTGAGGCGGTTCTACGAAAACGGCGAGCTCTGCGACGTCACCCTCAAG GTGGGCACCAGGCTGATCCCGTGCCACAAGCTGGTCCTGGCCTGCGTGGTGCCCTACTTCCGCGCCATGTTCCTCTCCGACATGGCCGAGGCCAAGCAGGAGCTGATCGAGATCCGCGACTTCGACGGCGACGCCATACAGGACCTGGTGCGCTTCGCCTACTCCTCGCGCCTGACGCTGACGGTGGAGAACGTGCAGCCGCTGCTCTACGCCGCCTGCATCCTGCAGGTGGAGCTGGTGGCGCGGGCCTGCTGCGAGTACATGAAGGCCCACTTCCACCCGTCCAACTGCCTGGCCGTGCGCACCTTCGCCGAGAGCCACCACCGCGTCGACCTGATGGACATGGCCGACCGCTACGCCTGCGAGCACTTCGCGCGGGTGCTGGAGAGCGACGACTTCACCCGCGTCTCGCCGCAGCACCTGACCACCCTGCTGAACTCCGCCGAGCTCGACATCCACTCGGAGACGCAGGTGTACGAGGCCGCCGTCAAGTGGCTCCAGGCTAATCCGCAGCACCACCAGCTCTGGCTGCACCAGATCATGTCTCAG GTGCGTCTCCCGCTGCTCCCGGTGGACTTTCTGACCGGCACCGTGGCCAAAGAGGAAATGATCAAGGCCAACCTGAACTGCCGGGACCTGCTGGACGAGGCCAGGAACTATCACCTCCACCTGAGCAACAAGAGCGTACCCGACTTCGAGTACTCCGTCCGTACGACCCCGCGCAAACACACGGCAGGTGAGAACGGCCGCGCCCGGCGTGGTCACTGCAGTGGTAGCTCCAAATCTACCTGCCGGTATGAACGCTGTGGTTCTGACCTCCGTCCCGATACAGGCGTGCTGTTCTGCGTCGGGGGCCGCGGTGGCTCCGGGGATCCGTTCCGCAGCATCGAGTGCTACGCCATCAGCAAGAACAGCTGGTTCCTCGGCCCGGAGATGAACAGCAGGCGTAGACACGTAGGAGTCATCTCTGTGGGGG GGAAGGTGTACGCAGTGGGCGGCCACGATGGCAGCGAGCACCTGGGGAACATGGAGGTGTTTGACCCGCTCACCAACAAATGGATGATGAAGGCGTCCATGAACACTAAACG GAGAGGCATAGCACTGGCCACCCTGGGGGGTCCGATCTACGCCATCGGAGGTCTGGACGATAACTCCTGCTTCAGCGACGTGGAGCGCTACGATATCGAGGCTGACCGCTGGAGCGCCGTGGCCCCCATGAACACCCCCAGAGGAGGGGTGGGCTCCGTGGCCTTGGGG AGCTACGTGTACGCCGTGGGAGGGAACGACGGCGTAGCCTCCCTGTCTAGCGTCGAGCACTTCGACCCGCACCTCAACAAATGGAGCGACGTTCAAGAGATGGGACAGAGACGCGCCGGAAACGGAGTCAGCGAGCTCAACGGCTGCCTGTACGTTGTAG GTGGTTTTGACGATAACTCTCCGCTGAGTTCGGTCGAGTGCTTCGATCCCAGGAGGAACCGCTGGGAGTACGTGTCTGAGCTCACCACGCCCCGGGGCGGAGTCGGTGTCGCTACGGTGATGGGGCGGGTCTTCGCTGTGGGCGGGCACAACGGCAACATCTACCTTAACACGGTGGAGGCCTTCGAGCCGCGCATGAACAG